A window of Paenibacillus sp. 19GGS1-52 contains these coding sequences:
- a CDS encoding carboxypeptidase regulatory-like domain-containing protein: MGEMDNLKAQKNKRMVKRIVYLLIASLLCVPLGVSAEAQSIKLYGEQRSPAGERTVTEAVYENMPTVTNDVYKAVSITTPEDALNDFNEGRSVVIETLFADRNLAAYVVEWLNKNGWSGDLSSTISEEDLRGIGLKDYFFNAPEKGIVSLTGMEIFNSRTITPYDLDLSGNLLTSVDGLEGIVSVGTIDISHNILTNVNGLENLQSVQSLFLNNNELASIEGLGDLEHVEKLYLQYNRLTNLNGINKLTPFDRFIIGINNYENSCDFSLDFSNNQLVDISGISQLSKVATLNLSYNNLTNLSALNSLAIVKYTLNVGNNKLTSLNGLNNTLSCFHFYGNYNYLRNASDEIPFTSQLIDMYPQNGFLLKQGTARNSISVYYREVDDGERMLDSEIVYDAPVGVPLTYAPKNIPGYQAIESTNQTVEFENNFTQPDLLYRTWLDYYGNYSYLRPDVVSNYSFISSDPTILKVNDDIKNVIAVGTGQVELSIYQDGVFLGTYPTDVVKADSGSRTITFYYKKIEMPKHSLAVSKIGEGTTTPGDGSIEMLDESKVAVLSATPAQGYYFEKWTVNGSDYYTSSLSIIMDADKTAVAHFVKATGGITIKYVDGTGNDLLSPEYSQYEVGYYIFQCRNISGYRLISSSIVDVALGRNEYRTVFFTYSKIEGGIKVEFLEEGSNNPVKEKVSLTNLSLGEQIYTAESVIEGYTLVGEATRIVVLTEQNSFQGLTFHYKKRDLEPTSSINPSPTPLATPTATATPIATPTATATPIATPTATATPIATPTATATPIATPTATATPIATPTATATPIATPTATATPIATPTATATPTPTPTPTPTPIPTPTPTEIVTQTPTATASPIATPTPTATEAPTAIPIPIPTPTAMATSTTVVTPAPKSEIQPIVSKPVQLPHSISTPSSTTESSLSVKNKQTKIYGTVYGIVTNKAGQPIRGVTVELYSIPMRTVTNEKGQYQFDNVELGQHKVILTNPRSEEDAAIEVIVYQNDVVQGSTHTAVYQNDREVFTSIELAESKKKQRIDFVIEIVVRKENIPQKPAVTVSPPPSLKNVETPSSSDPVAPIIPITVTVPLILLLVIYLRRKNVLVYDEKGVLLKKLRVKPKPETLIDLSNLKAESFKVVFKDVKKFREVNLYVGIGQKISEVTLEEEQNFLLVNPAE; encoded by the coding sequence ATGGGGGAGATGGATAATTTGAAGGCTCAAAAAAACAAGAGAATGGTAAAGCGCATCGTATATTTGCTGATCGCGTCTTTATTGTGCGTTCCTCTCGGGGTATCAGCTGAGGCACAAAGCATTAAACTGTATGGTGAACAACGTTCTCCTGCGGGGGAGCGTACGGTAACAGAAGCAGTCTACGAGAATATGCCGACAGTCACAAACGATGTGTACAAGGCAGTATCTATAACCACCCCGGAAGATGCTTTAAATGATTTTAACGAAGGAAGATCAGTTGTAATAGAAACACTCTTCGCTGACAGGAATTTAGCGGCATATGTAGTGGAGTGGCTCAATAAGAATGGATGGTCTGGAGATCTCAGCAGCACGATAAGTGAAGAGGATCTTCGGGGTATCGGGTTGAAGGACTATTTTTTCAATGCACCGGAGAAAGGAATTGTGAGTTTAACCGGTATGGAAATTTTTAATTCTAGAACTATAACTCCTTATGATCTAGACTTGTCAGGAAACTTGCTTACTTCGGTTGATGGACTTGAAGGAATTGTCTCAGTCGGAACTATTGATATTAGTCATAATATATTGACGAATGTTAATGGTTTGGAGAATCTGCAGAGTGTACAGTCTCTTTTTCTCAATAATAATGAGTTGGCCTCAATAGAGGGGTTGGGGGATTTAGAACATGTGGAAAAGCTCTATCTGCAATATAACAGACTCACAAATCTAAATGGCATAAATAAATTAACTCCGTTTGATCGCTTTATAATTGGTATCAACAATTATGAAAACTCCTGTGACTTCAGTTTGGATTTCAGCAATAATCAGTTGGTTGATATTTCTGGTATTAGTCAGTTGAGTAAAGTGGCTACGCTTAACCTTTCATATAACAACCTAACTAATCTAAGTGCACTAAATAGCTTAGCTATTGTTAAATATACGCTAAATGTAGGGAACAACAAGTTGACTAGTCTGAATGGATTAAACAATACACTGAGTTGTTTTCATTTTTATGGAAACTACAATTACCTCAGGAATGCATCAGATGAAATCCCCTTTACTTCTCAACTTATCGATATGTATCCGCAGAATGGGTTTCTACTGAAGCAAGGTACAGCCCGTAATTCAATAAGTGTATATTATCGAGAGGTAGATGACGGTGAAAGGATGCTGGACAGTGAAATTGTATATGATGCTCCTGTTGGAGTTCCGCTCACTTATGCGCCAAAAAATATTCCCGGGTATCAAGCGATAGAGTCTACTAACCAGACAGTGGAATTTGAGAACAACTTTACACAGCCTGACCTCTTGTATCGCACTTGGTTGGATTATTATGGTAATTATTCCTATCTTCGACCAGATGTTGTTTCAAACTACAGCTTTATATCTTCTGATCCTACGATTCTCAAAGTTAATGATGATATTAAAAATGTAATTGCTGTAGGTACAGGTCAAGTGGAGCTATCCATTTATCAGGATGGGGTATTTCTTGGTACTTACCCTACCGATGTTGTAAAAGCAGATTCTGGTTCTAGAACAATAACCTTTTACTACAAAAAAATAGAGATGCCTAAACATTCTTTAGCAGTCAGCAAAATTGGTGAAGGAACTACAACTCCTGGAGATGGAAGTATAGAGATGCTCGATGAATCAAAAGTTGCGGTATTAAGCGCTACACCTGCACAGGGGTATTATTTTGAAAAATGGACTGTGAACGGTTCGGACTACTATACTTCATCACTAAGCATAATAATGGATGCAGACAAGACAGCAGTTGCTCATTTTGTAAAAGCGACAGGAGGCATAACTATTAAGTATGTTGACGGAACCGGTAATGACTTACTCTCACCGGAATATAGTCAATATGAAGTGGGGTATTACATCTTCCAGTGCAGGAATATAAGCGGTTATCGATTAATATCTTCTTCAATAGTCGATGTAGCTTTGGGTAGAAATGAATATAGAACTGTCTTCTTCACGTATTCTAAAATCGAGGGTGGAATAAAGGTAGAGTTTTTAGAGGAAGGCAGCAACAATCCAGTTAAAGAAAAAGTTTCATTAACAAACCTTTCCTTGGGTGAGCAAATATATACAGCTGAATCTGTAATAGAGGGGTATACGCTAGTAGGTGAAGCCACGAGAATAGTTGTCCTAACTGAACAAAATAGTTTCCAAGGGCTTACATTTCACTACAAGAAAAGAGATCTTGAACCGACCTCTAGTATAAATCCATCGCCTACTCCATTAGCAACACCGACAGCAACGGCGACACCAATAGCAACACCGACAGCAACGGCGACACCAATAGCAACACCGACAGCAACGGCGACACCAATAGCAACACCGACAGCAACGGCGACACCAATAGCAACACCGACAGCAACGGCGACACCAATAGCAACACCGACAGCAACGGCGACACCAATAGCAACACCGACAGCAACGGCGACACCAATAGCAACACCGACAGCAACGGCGACACCAACACCAACACCAACACCAACACCAACACCAATACCAACACCAACACCAACAGAAATAGTGACACAAACACCGACAGCAACAGCTTCACCAATAGCAACACCGACACCAACAGCAACAGAAGCACCAACAGCAATACCCATACCCATACCCACACCCACTGCAATGGCAACATCCACAACAGTAGTAACACCGGCACCGAAATCAGAAATTCAACCTATAGTATCAAAGCCTGTACAGTTACCACATTCAATTTCCACCCCTTCTTCTACCACAGAATCAAGTCTGTCGGTAAAGAACAAACAAACGAAGATTTATGGAACGGTTTATGGAATAGTAACTAATAAAGCTGGTCAGCCGATTAGAGGGGTAACAGTTGAGTTGTACTCCATACCCATGCGTACTGTCACAAATGAGAAGGGGCAATATCAATTTGACAATGTAGAGCTTGGACAACACAAGGTAATCTTAACTAACCCTAGATCTGAAGAGGATGCAGCAATAGAGGTTATTGTTTATCAAAACGATGTGGTTCAGGGGAGTACTCATACTGCAGTGTATCAAAATGACAGAGAGGTTTTTACATCAATTGAGCTAGCAGAATCCAAGAAGAAGCAACGGATAGATTTTGTTATCGAAATTGTGGTGCGCAAAGAAAATATACCTCAAAAGCCTGCCGTAACCGTAAGTCCGCCCCCTTCACTTAAAAATGTAGAAACTCCTAGCAGCAGCGATCCAGTAGCTCCAATTATTCCGATTACAGTAACAGTACCACTAATTCTTCTACTGGTAATTTATTTGAGAAGAAAGAACGTACTGGTATATGACGAGAAGGGGGTGCTATTGAAGAAGTTAAGGGTAAAACCCAAACCGGAAACTCTTATTGATCTTTCCAACTTGAAAGCTGAGTCCTTCAAGGTTGTTTTTAAAGATGTTAAAAAATTTAGAGAGGTTAACTTATATGTAGGAATTGGTCAGAAAATATCTGAGGTTACATTGGAAGAGGAACAAAACTTCCTCCTCGTCAATCCTGCAGAATAA
- a CDS encoding ATP-binding protein, translating to MLETTEKFKNIYHIHSWLDNCAYIFDEVMEYGPLKVDLGQLKWLTPAGFTVLLSTLNYLDRFYYLDTIPPKYDSRTDKFDIVGYIERMNFLSSCPEDVKLSFEKMINMDYYYNRNRNRKEKELDELRISRCDRDIEELERSIKRIMRGKGLHINRISDITEIVTELAQNAVEHADEISDAECYSCVQYYKETSTQPGRVEIAISDTGRGIVDSLRDHVDVGSSNDRIVEKAIFTRASRLPEQDRGKGFNNVRRTAFGWSSDAEFYVRTHDSMYRIYENRLELLDKGRYFPGTFYYIIINV from the coding sequence TTGTTAGAAACCACTGAGAAATTTAAAAACATCTATCATATTCACTCATGGCTGGACAATTGTGCTTATATATTTGATGAAGTAATGGAATATGGTCCTTTAAAGGTAGATTTGGGTCAATTGAAATGGTTAACGCCTGCAGGATTTACTGTTCTCCTGTCCACGTTAAACTATTTGGATCGTTTTTACTATTTAGACACAATACCACCAAAGTACGACTCTAGAACTGACAAGTTCGACATTGTTGGTTATATAGAACGGATGAATTTTCTAAGTTCATGTCCTGAAGATGTGAAATTGTCGTTTGAGAAAATGATCAACATGGATTACTACTATAACCGAAATCGTAACCGTAAAGAAAAAGAACTTGATGAATTACGTATTTCTCGATGTGATAGAGATATTGAAGAGTTGGAGCGGTCAATAAAACGGATAATGAGGGGAAAAGGGCTTCATATTAATCGAATTTCAGATATTACAGAAATTGTGACTGAATTGGCGCAGAATGCCGTGGAACATGCAGATGAAATAAGTGATGCTGAATGTTATTCATGCGTACAGTATTACAAAGAAACGAGTACTCAACCAGGCAGAGTCGAGATTGCAATTTCTGATACTGGCCGGGGTATTGTCGATTCTCTTAGAGATCATGTTGATGTTGGATCTTCAAATGACAGGATTGTTGAAAAGGCTATTTTCACCAGAGCCAGTCGTTTGCCTGAGCAGGATCGGGGTAAAGGCTTTAATAATGTGCGTAGAACTGCATTTGGTTGGTCTTCAGATGCTGAGTTTTATGTTAGAACTCACGATAGTATGTATCGTATTTACGAAAATCGGTTAGAACTTTTAGATAAGGGGAGATATTTTCCAGGAACATTTTATTACATAATAATTAATGTGTGA
- a CDS encoding helix-turn-helix transcriptional regulator produces the protein MNIIDEDFIKQYVTDKYSYKKLISYLERHEIIGEEIFPYLGEGHKELIIHFGDRNSYCALPKEVFIKRIPFYFYKPKENSRDIGELSQYTMGIIREPSIFKDSEECLERLYISLEKLFYYYKLDLNTIFQYTIDQTGYVCQTQVFFDWFHYLELAEQLNLAEKTPECLIIDYNNALEKVGLEPVIFELGETFISEYIYRRGNVFELSGTFPCDTEGRPIIRWVGVKIKNATKIWAKVDKKQKGYLYVEVSPKTAIWGRNCWGKDSEGNDVWYPLYLGPQLMHFDSSALKYERSNAELSQKQVAEMIGISVRTYQKWESGETTPDSQNLLRLMNVLDITDTKYLTKWIDVENGESVLSSEK, from the coding sequence ATGAATATAATAGATGAGGATTTTATTAAACAGTATGTTACTGATAAGTATTCGTATAAGAAGCTTATTTCTTATTTAGAAAGGCATGAAATAATTGGTGAAGAAATATTCCCTTATCTTGGAGAGGGACATAAGGAGCTAATTATTCATTTTGGAGACAGAAATTCCTATTGCGCTTTACCAAAAGAAGTCTTTATTAAGAGAATTCCCTTTTACTTCTATAAGCCAAAGGAAAATAGTCGCGATATAGGAGAGCTAAGCCAATATACAATGGGAATTATAAGAGAACCTTCTATTTTCAAAGATTCTGAGGAATGTTTAGAACGTTTATATATTTCTCTTGAAAAATTGTTTTATTACTACAAATTGGATTTAAACACAATCTTTCAATACACAATTGATCAAACGGGATATGTGTGTCAAACACAAGTGTTTTTTGATTGGTTCCACTATTTGGAATTGGCTGAGCAATTGAATCTTGCCGAGAAAACACCAGAATGTCTTATCATTGATTACAATAATGCTCTAGAAAAGGTGGGGTTAGAGCCGGTAATATTCGAACTTGGAGAGACTTTTATAAGTGAATATATTTACCGTCGTGGGAACGTTTTTGAGCTTAGTGGAACCTTTCCCTGTGATACAGAAGGTCGTCCTATTATAAGATGGGTAGGTGTGAAAATTAAAAATGCAACTAAGATTTGGGCGAAAGTTGATAAGAAGCAGAAAGGCTATCTATATGTAGAGGTATCACCGAAAACGGCTATTTGGGGTAGGAATTGCTGGGGAAAAGATAGTGAAGGAAACGATGTTTGGTACCCATTATATCTAGGGCCACAACTAATGCATTTCGATTCATCTGCTTTAAAGTATGAAAGAAGTAATGCAGAACTTTCGCAGAAACAAGTTGCAGAGATGATTGGAATTTCTGTTCGCACATATCAAAAATGGGAAAGTGGCGAGACTACACCAGATAGCCAAAACCTCTTAAGGTTAATGAACGTACTAGATATTACAGATACAAAGTATCTGACTAAATGGATCGATGTGGAAAATGGTGAGTCTGTACTATCCAGTGAAAAGTAA
- a CDS encoding DEAD/DEAH box helicase encodes MVDFKKLKSQKSKPKSIHPCEIFRRLPKPPGINDLYTSQTEILNAWYDRREERDIVLKLHTGGGKTLVGLLIAQSTMNETGEPVLYLTPTTQLVQQTLEKAADMGIAAVPYIKKQPLNDDFINGNAIMVGTYSALFHGKSKFGIRGEANPQKVSAVILDDAHAAFSVVRDSFTLDVNIKDNKARYEDLIDLFRKSFKETDKLGTLEDIVAGSDFSVLEVPYWAWHEQLDAVREQLRSDANKYALVWPLLRDQLHLCHALISRNSFSITPILPLVNAFPTFYEAPRRIYMSATIADDSEIIRTFDANPDSLKNALQSRSLAGISERMTLIPDLMSFEFKREELNKIIEWSANTKKLGTIVLVSSDKIAEQWSDVATVAKGSENVENLVVKLQNEEIRGPVVFANRYDGIDLPGDSCRVLVMSGLPSGTSNYELFRASALYGGTTITRMIAQRIEQGIGRGSRGSGDHCVVLLVGSDISAWVAKEANFRFLTSATRAQLDMGIEISKEVKSLKDLVQTIQRSFDREKDWTEYHAETLAELVDEEDANGIHFIQAAVERKAINLWNDGYHEQAIAKLEQVVNGRQPLDIQMRGWIEQLAARIADKWGNSERAQDLQRQAFANNRNLIRPRVLPPYRALSIPGPQAKAIVQQIGGYRLRQGYMQSFEEIVSHLHPDASANRFEQALSDLAVIIGLNSERHDIQGEGPDVLWLLPNKVGFVIEAKSRKKSKNALTKEQHGQLLVAAEWFTGKYPGYECVRVSVHPKNQATPSAVAGASHALIFEKLASMVSDARILISTLCESQLDAENLETECNRLLGSSNIRYDRISTHYLVPFDVQE; translated from the coding sequence GTGGTAGATTTCAAAAAATTAAAGTCACAAAAATCAAAACCAAAATCAATTCATCCTTGTGAAATTTTTAGACGTTTACCAAAACCGCCTGGAATTAACGATCTGTACACCAGCCAAACAGAAATTCTTAATGCTTGGTATGATCGTCGTGAAGAACGTGATATTGTTCTTAAGTTGCATACTGGAGGCGGAAAGACTTTAGTTGGTCTACTTATAGCTCAATCGACAATGAATGAAACGGGTGAGCCAGTACTTTATTTAACTCCGACCACACAACTTGTCCAGCAGACACTTGAAAAAGCGGCGGATATGGGCATTGCTGCAGTTCCTTACATAAAAAAACAACCTCTCAATGACGACTTTATTAATGGAAATGCAATTATGGTAGGAACGTATAGCGCACTTTTTCATGGTAAAAGTAAATTTGGTATTCGTGGAGAAGCTAACCCGCAGAAGGTTTCAGCAGTTATTCTTGATGATGCACATGCTGCTTTCTCAGTAGTTCGTGATTCATTTACCCTAGATGTCAATATAAAGGATAACAAAGCCCGTTATGAAGACCTAATAGATCTGTTCCGTAAATCATTTAAAGAGACAGATAAACTGGGAACATTAGAAGATATAGTTGCAGGTTCGGATTTTTCTGTTTTAGAAGTTCCTTACTGGGCGTGGCATGAGCAGTTAGATGCAGTAAGAGAACAATTGAGGTCAGATGCCAATAAATATGCTTTGGTTTGGCCTTTATTGAGGGATCAACTTCATCTCTGTCATGCACTAATTAGCCGAAACTCTTTTTCAATAACCCCAATACTTCCTTTGGTTAATGCATTTCCTACATTTTATGAAGCTCCACGAAGAATCTATATGTCTGCGACTATAGCAGATGATAGTGAGATTATTCGTACATTCGATGCAAATCCAGATTCATTGAAAAATGCTCTTCAATCTCGATCCTTGGCTGGAATAAGCGAAAGAATGACGCTTATTCCAGACTTAATGTCGTTTGAGTTTAAACGAGAAGAGCTAAACAAGATAATTGAGTGGTCGGCCAATACGAAAAAGTTAGGAACTATCGTTCTTGTTTCATCTGATAAAATAGCGGAACAATGGTCAGATGTTGCAACTGTAGCAAAAGGTTCTGAAAATGTTGAAAATTTAGTTGTTAAATTGCAGAATGAAGAGATAAGAGGTCCGGTTGTCTTTGCCAATCGATATGATGGAATAGATTTGCCTGGTGATTCTTGTCGTGTTCTTGTTATGAGTGGACTTCCCTCTGGAACTTCCAATTATGAGCTTTTTAGAGCATCTGCACTTTATGGGGGGACTACAATAACTCGAATGATAGCCCAACGTATTGAGCAGGGTATCGGAAGAGGATCACGTGGTTCTGGAGATCATTGTGTGGTTCTATTAGTTGGAAGTGATATTTCAGCTTGGGTTGCTAAAGAAGCTAATTTTCGATTCCTTACCAGTGCTACCAGAGCTCAACTTGATATGGGCATTGAGATTAGTAAGGAAGTGAAAAGTTTAAAAGACCTGGTACAGACCATACAGAGGAGTTTTGACCGAGAAAAGGATTGGACAGAATATCATGCTGAAACTCTTGCTGAACTAGTCGATGAAGAAGATGCAAATGGTATTCATTTTATTCAAGCAGCAGTTGAAAGAAAAGCGATCAATTTATGGAATGATGGGTATCATGAGCAAGCAATTGCTAAGCTTGAACAAGTTGTGAATGGGAGACAACCATTAGACATTCAGATGCGAGGTTGGATAGAGCAGTTGGCCGCTCGAATCGCTGATAAATGGGGGAATTCGGAGAGAGCTCAAGATCTGCAGCGACAGGCTTTTGCTAATAATAGAAACCTAATTAGACCAAGGGTTCTTCCACCATATCGAGCCCTTTCGATACCAGGACCACAAGCTAAAGCTATTGTCCAGCAAATAGGAGGCTATCGTCTTCGCCAAGGGTATATGCAATCCTTTGAGGAAATAGTTTCACATTTACATCCTGATGCATCAGCAAATCGTTTTGAGCAAGCTCTTAGTGATTTAGCTGTAATAATTGGACTAAATTCTGAAAGGCACGATATACAGGGAGAAGGGCCAGATGTGCTTTGGTTGTTACCCAATAAAGTAGGATTTGTTATTGAGGCGAAAAGTAGAAAGAAAAGTAAGAATGCACTAACCAAAGAACAGCATGGGCAACTTCTTGTTGCAGCTGAGTGGTTTACGGGCAAATATCCAGGATACGAATGTGTAAGGGTAAGCGTTCATCCTAAAAATCAGGCAACGCCCTCTGCCGTTGCGGGGGCATCCCATGCTCTGATATTTGAAAAGCTTGCATCAATGGTTTCAGATGCTCGAATTTTAATATCTACTTTATGTGAATCACAACTTGATGCGGAAAATCTGGAAACCGAATGCAATCGTCTTCTTGGGAGTTCAAATATTCGATATGATCGTATCAGTACTCATTATTTAGTTCCTTTTGATGTACAAGAGTAA
- a CDS encoding recombinase family protein: protein MGKIIGYCRVSTRTQLDGNSLEQQSMEIRNRYNNAFIIEEQYSGAKEDRPKFNSVVAGLIAGDILVVTKLDRFCRTVTEGLRYVENLHRRGVIIHILNMGLVEDTPVGKMLLTNLFAFAEFERAMILERTQAGKAIARQKEGYREGRPLKFTKRQMDYATEMLRTHTMREVVDITRISESTLKRELRRRRGLPENFI from the coding sequence ATGGGTAAAATTATTGGTTACTGCAGGGTTTCTACAAGAACACAACTCGACGGCAATAGTTTGGAGCAACAGAGCATGGAGATTAGAAACAGGTACAATAATGCATTTATTATCGAGGAGCAGTATAGCGGAGCTAAAGAAGATCGGCCTAAATTCAACTCCGTAGTTGCTGGTTTAATTGCCGGAGACATTTTAGTGGTTACCAAGCTTGACCGTTTCTGTAGAACTGTAACGGAGGGGTTACGGTATGTTGAAAATCTGCATAGGAGAGGTGTAATAATACACATTTTGAATATGGGTCTTGTTGAGGATACACCAGTCGGAAAGATGCTATTAACCAATCTATTCGCATTTGCAGAATTTGAAAGAGCTATGATCCTTGAAAGAACCCAGGCCGGTAAAGCAATAGCTAGGCAAAAAGAGGGGTATCGAGAGGGAAGGCCACTAAAGTTCACTAAGCGACAAATGGATTATGCCACTGAGATGCTAAGAACACACACAATGAGAGAAGTTGTTGATATTACTCGGATTAGTGAGAGCACTCTTAAAAGAGAGCTCCGAAGAAGAAGGGGATTACCAGAAAACTTCATCTGA
- a CDS encoding DUF6602 domain-containing protein gives MITTVADLLNSLMTKEKELLKKYSIIKHGPTIGDMYEGLTASLLNKAIFEGLDIRVVSGKIRNEVGTFSNEIDCMIVDGEGEAIPYTGKFIYELSQVIAVLEVKKNLYQDDLIDAYNKMRQIYTITDPSNELLNMKAFRDAFRHIAQKELPDYEEVTELPLHEQMIYHSLLIEEMMPVRIVFGYYGYSSEFSLREAFNKYIEKNSGIKGFSPTIFPDLIICNNSVLAKLDAMPYISPLDREGNWNFYGSTTHNPFLILLEFIWTKLSYRYNLSDDIFGEDLDFEAFHPFLRTKAKKSDNKIGWETSYIFIPKEGLDHEPLFFEWQPAELDEIEWFIINWLCLHQELNTEEPGFQKWLDQKGARLEDLIKSLSGKRLTTFEKDTFHLLTDQCAVVTVNGKWYAAENKSGRLTNWVNKMMLMQGENE, from the coding sequence TTGATTACAACAGTAGCCGATCTATTGAATTCTCTTATGACCAAGGAAAAAGAATTATTGAAAAAATACAGCATAATTAAGCATGGTCCTACAATTGGAGATATGTATGAAGGACTTACAGCAAGTCTTCTGAATAAGGCTATATTTGAAGGATTAGATATAAGGGTCGTGTCTGGAAAAATACGAAATGAAGTAGGTACCTTTAGTAATGAAATAGACTGTATGATAGTAGATGGAGAAGGCGAAGCCATTCCGTATACCGGGAAGTTCATATATGAGCTTTCTCAAGTAATTGCAGTTCTAGAAGTTAAAAAAAACTTGTATCAAGATGACTTAATAGATGCCTATAATAAAATGCGACAAATATACACAATCACTGATCCTAGCAATGAACTTCTAAATATGAAAGCGTTTAGAGATGCGTTCAGACATATAGCGCAGAAAGAACTACCAGACTATGAAGAGGTTACAGAACTGCCTTTACATGAGCAAATGATTTATCACAGTTTGTTAATAGAAGAAATGATGCCGGTTAGAATAGTATTTGGTTATTATGGATATTCGTCTGAATTTTCCCTAAGAGAAGCGTTCAATAAATATATAGAAAAAAACTCGGGTATTAAGGGCTTTAGTCCAACTATCTTTCCCGATCTTATTATATGTAATAATAGTGTTTTAGCAAAGCTGGATGCTATGCCTTACATAAGTCCACTAGATAGAGAAGGGAATTGGAATTTCTATGGTTCAACAACACATAATCCGTTCCTAATTCTTCTAGAGTTTATTTGGACAAAGCTAAGCTACAGATACAATCTTAGTGATGATATCTTTGGCGAAGATCTGGATTTTGAAGCTTTTCATCCTTTTTTGCGGACTAAGGCTAAAAAGAGTGATAATAAAATAGGCTGGGAGACAAGTTATATTTTTATCCCAAAAGAAGGACTTGATCATGAGCCTTTGTTTTTTGAGTGGCAGCCTGCGGAACTTGATGAAATAGAGTGGTTTATAATCAATTGGCTTTGCTTACATCAAGAGCTTAATACAGAGGAACCGGGCTTCCAAAAATGGTTGGATCAAAAAGGTGCGAGACTAGAAGACCTTATTAAGAGTCTTTCTGGGAAGAGACTGACTACTTTTGAAAAAGATACATTTCATTTGTTGACTGATCAGTGTGCGGTTGTTACTGTTAACGGTAAGTGGTATGCTGCCGAAAATAAATCAGGTAGACTGACTAATTGGGTTAACAAGATGATGCTGATGCAAGGTGAAAATGAATAA
- a CDS encoding TIGR02391 family protein yields the protein MVSINLRSFKDVELEALCRIIADTNNGITGSQIEHYLEALKYKDTDPLMTKWKRLYNSLVNRQNETQSGNCVLSFITKALAPSRYVGQLDVYLDLLEQMNKILIFRGLEYKEDGKFHKVKVANTLSEAEIRVSRLSEKIASRKLHPHLLRYCKPELLQNNYFHAVLEATKSIASMIRNKTGLVSDGAKLVDEAFTGNDPLIKINGYKTESEISEQKGFVSLTKGLFGTFRNPTAHSAKIEWSMSEEDAIDLFTLASYVLRRIENS from the coding sequence ATGGTAAGTATAAACTTGAGATCATTTAAAGATGTAGAACTGGAAGCGTTATGTCGTATAATTGCCGATACCAACAACGGCATTACTGGATCTCAAATTGAGCACTACTTGGAGGCATTGAAATATAAGGATACTGATCCACTTATGACGAAGTGGAAGAGATTATATAATTCTCTCGTGAACAGGCAGAATGAGACTCAATCAGGAAACTGTGTGTTATCCTTCATTACGAAAGCTCTAGCCCCAAGCCGATACGTGGGTCAATTAGATGTATATCTTGATTTACTGGAGCAGATGAACAAAATATTAATTTTTCGTGGACTAGAGTATAAAGAAGATGGGAAGTTTCACAAGGTGAAGGTAGCAAACACTCTTAGCGAAGCAGAAATTAGAGTGTCAAGACTATCAGAAAAAATAGCATCTCGAAAACTGCACCCGCATCTCCTTAGGTACTGTAAACCTGAATTGCTTCAAAATAACTACTTTCACGCAGTCTTAGAAGCTACGAAGAGTATTGCTTCTATGATTAGGAATAAAACTGGTTTGGTAAGTGATGGAGCAAAACTTGTTGATGAAGCATTTACGGGAAATGATCCTCTAATTAAAATAAATGGGTATAAGACGGAATCTGAGATCAGTGAACAGAAGGGATTTGTCAGTCTGACTAAGGGCTTGTTTGGAACCTTTAGAAATCCTACAGCGCATTCTGCTAAAATAGAATGGAGTATGTCAGAAGAGGATGCTATAGACTTATTTACTTTAGCATCATATGTTTTGCGCAGAATTGAGAATAGTTAA